Part of the Lolium rigidum isolate FL_2022 chromosome 6, APGP_CSIRO_Lrig_0.1, whole genome shotgun sequence genome, CCTTTTGCGCCTCTTCGTCTCGCCCCAACCTCCCTGCTCCACCCCGCAGGCTACAGAACAAATAGGTGGAGGAAGGGAGGCAGTGCGCTGCGCGCGTCTGCGATTCCGCATCATCCCGCGAATGGAGGCGTGAGCGGTGGTTGGCGCGGATAGATAGAGCGGAGAGCTGCCGACGCAAGGGAAGGGGGATTTCTTTCTCCGCCCGCCCGGCGCGTCCCGTCCTCCTCCGGCGAGGCAACCGACTCCCTGCCTCCACCAGGTGCGTGCGCCGCTCGCCTCTCGCGCCATTCCCCGTGCTGCATTATGCTCGTGCTTGCCTAAATATTTCTGAAACAAACGCCTCTGCTTTTGCGCCAACTGCTTGCTTGTTGCTTGGTCCTGGGGTTCGTGGCCGGTTCATGGGGAGTTTACTGTGTCAGTGTTCGCTGTCTGTTCAGATCCGTTCCTCCCTATTGCTACACTCTGGTTGGTTGGTGACCTCGCTTTCTCGCCTTTGCGCTTTACCTCCAGTTGCCATTCCATCTCAACATCGTCTACCTTCAGTGCGCTCTGctactccctccctccctctctgctTTGCTTCTCACTGAATTTTCCAGCTTTGTTCTACTGTACTGGTTTTCTTACGGTTATGTCCATTCTTGTTTCTCTCCAAAATTTTAAAGGAGCTGTGCGGTGTGGATCTGCGTATTGACGAGCCGCGCTACTACATTGCAGGTCAAGAATTCCCGGCGTCTGGGCTGCTTAGACTACCACGATGGGGAAATCCCCGGCCAAGTGGATAAAGTCCGTGCTCCTCGGCAAGAAATCTGGAAAGTCCAATTCTGCCAAGGCAAAGGATTTACTGCCGGTAAGGGCCGTCTCTCGTAACGCACATATGTTGTTACGAGGtacctttccaaaaaaaaaaaggttttacACTTGATTTGTGCAACTTATCCGTGAAGAATTTCGCGTATGCGTTCGAGTTAGCTCTCACAAATGATACAGTTACATAGGTAAGTAGTAGCCACATATTTCCAGTCATCTTTTTATACCTTGACGAGAGGAAATTGCAGCGATTTCGAAAATTCCAAACTAGTGGTCTCAAAAAAATAAATTTTCCGCAATTGCAATCGCAATCGCAACCCTGTCTAATTCACATCCTTAAGAAAATTAGATGTGTACCTTTCATGTTCCTCTTTCTTGTGCAGACAGTCGGTTCGAACTCTGAAGTTGATAGTATCGCGTTTTTCTCCTGCTCATTTTTTTTTGTCTGGTTGAGCTGACCATATTTTTGTCACTGAAATGTAGAAGACTGCAAACGGCAACGGGCACACTGCTGGGAAGGAGCCTGAACTCTCTGGCAATTCTCCGGTGATCTCGGAGCCCGTACTTGTTACCAATGGAATATCCAACTTGGCCAACGGGAGCGCAGTGGGAAACATGGTCCGAAATGGGTCTGACACGCCAATTAGTCCCGAGAAACTGAGAGAAGAACTGGCAGCCACCAAGGCTCAGGCGGCTTTTCGAGGTTACCTGGTACGTGGTAACACATTTTCCGTTAACTGATTTATACAGTGTTTGCACAGTCCGTGTCATCCTGGCTGCAAACTCTACAAGTGTTGCTCCTAGACCTATTATGTGGTGGCTAatggaaaaaaaaacagaaaaaggaacaaGTATAGCCAGCCTGTTAAAACCCATCCTTAAAAAAAGCTTATTGGCTGATTTATACGAAATCATTAGTGCCTGCTGCTACTTTAGCACTTTTACAATTTTCTGTAGGAATCTATAAAAAGCACCATCTACAAAAGTGTGTTCCAGAGTCCCTACATTAACTGTCGTTACAAAAAGAAATGCATCTAAATCTTGGATTTCTGAAAAAGTAGTAATCACCCGGGTGTTACGAACATTGTCATTTACATGTAGTTGCAGTAGCATGGTGCTAATGTTAGAATGGTTGTGAACCTGTTGCGCAGGCACGCAGGGCATTCCGCGCGTTAAAAGGTATCATAAGACTTCAGGCACTGATTCGAGGGCATCTTGTAAGGAGGCAGGCTGTTTCGACCCTTCGCGCGACATGGCTGATTGTAAAGTTTCAAGCTCTAATTCGTGGAAGAAATACTAGACTTTCTAATGCTGCCATGCAATTATCTGTCAAATTTGGACAGCATAACTTTGGGGTGAGTACCTCTCCATTCTCCCTGCTTTTTTGCATCTTGTGCTTTTACTTAGTTAATAATTTGGTTATAGAGAATAAATGACTGCAACCTTCAAAGTGGCAAAATATATCTGGCATGCTATACTTTTTTATAAAGCACTTGCTGCACAAAGTAATGCACGGCTCAACATCAAAGCAGAAATATGGCCTTCAACTAGTCCCCAGCATATGAAGCAGCATACAAGCTTAGTGTTTAATAGATGTTCTGTACCTGCATTATACTACCAATAGCAAGAAAACAGTGTTAACTGTACACCTTTCTGTGTCAGGGTCTTCATTATTGCGCCACTTTTACGTGCAAGTTCAGCGTATTGTTGTATTGGCGTTGATTGTAACGACAGTTTGATTTTTTATCCTTAGTTTTTAATTCTTAGATTAATGGACCTGTCCTCGTAGATCGTTGTAGAATAGAGGATTTTCTTCCTGGGTGCTTGGGAGACCGAACATGCTTTTGTTTCATGTGGTCCCATTGCAACTCAAGAGACTCTGTATCCTATAAATAATTCATGAATGACAAATGTTTTCTTAGGGTATTCCTTACTTGTAGACTAACTAGCTGTCTTAGTAACCTATAAAGCTATAGCGTTCTTCGTGGGTGATTTTGCATAGCATAGCTTTGACTGTCACTGTTGATATGGTGACCATTAAATCCATCCCACATTTGTTGTTCTAGCATTTTTAAGATTACCATCTGGGGAGGTCCGTTTAGTATCCCAAAACTGCTTAGCAACAGTCGGACAAGTGGGTAATGTTGGGGTGAACCAAAAAAGTTTGGGTAGAGCCGGATCTAAGTGTTGGCTAGGTAAACGACCCGTAGTAAGAGGGGTAGTTATGAACCCTGTGGGAAATATTTCTCGGTATCaatccccttgcccctcattctTTGAGAATCAGAAGGATCCTTTTCGAGTTTCCATTTCTTCATTTGGAATCTGGGCTCTTCTATCTTCGACTTATTTTTTTTGCTTTattctttatttatttcatttCGATTTTTCCCTCTTCCTCTATCCTCTAGGTACAGCGTTTGCATCAATAGAGAACCTTTTCCTCTGTATGAATCTATATTATTCCATTCCAATTTCTTCCCGACACTTCCCAAGAAAAATCCCGAATTGGATCCAAAATTGACGGGTTAATGTGAGCTTATCCATGCGGTTAGGCGCTCTTCAAATAGGAATCCATTTTCTAACTGGCTTTCGTGCTAAATTTTTCTACCTCCTTTCTTTTTCATATATTTTTCTGatcaggaaaaataaaaaattatgtcagttattttgaagttattctaATCTCGTACACACAAAAATTTGCAATTATTCATCTACTGCTGGAATTTGGATTTATTTTATCGATGCAAATTAGATTTGGATAGAAGAGTACAttctttctaatattttagatagaagaaatgtttcttctatctaaaatattagaaagaaTTTTGCTGATTTATTTATTGCTATATCCAATTTATGGAATTGATACACCATTTAATTGATATCATTTAGCAAAATGAAACACAGCATATGCATCCATCTTTCGGCTCGAGAATTTCACGGGATAGAGATATGGTATAAGAAATAGGCTATTAAGTAACTCTAAATGAATTGTGGATACATCTGTATCCTTAACATACTGAAACGATTGCCATTATTCGTATCAAACCAATAGCGATTCATACAAGCTAAATCTTCTAATCAATGGTGGGCCAATAATGAATTTTTTCTAGTGATGCCCCTATCGTCTAGTGGTTCAGGACATCTCTCTTTCAAGGAGGCAGCGGGGATTCGACTTCCCCTGGGGGTAGGGAGTATTTTGAAAGGAGATTAATCATAGATTATCAAAAATCCTAGAATAAATTCTTCCTGGGTCGATGCCCGAGCGGTTAATGATACAAGGAAGTACCACTTTTACAGCACAACATTTAAAAGTTGCTCGTTTGACACGCATTTTCTATCAGAAGTTCAGAATGAAAACGCTGCCCATTCCATTGAAAAAGTCGCCGATTTATTCTGCAGAACTACAGTACAAATTGTATATGTTGAGCATGCAactgtattttatttttaatgcttcctcttttcttttcattGGAAGGTTATTTCTCAAAGCTTTAAAACTTAACGCTGTAATGCAATTTTCACTGTTTGATAGCTAGTATGTCAGAAGAATCTGAAACAGCTGTTGCTTGCATCTATCAGGGTGACAAGTCGTCGGATGCATGGAAGGAGAAGCTAGCTTCAAATGCATATGTCCGAAAGGTATGCAATTTGTTTTGAGAATAAATTATTTATTGTGAGGAAAAAAGTATCGATGCTGCCCATTCTTATCAAAGAAATGCATGTCATCACATCAAGTTTACTTTCTAATTGTGTTCCAGAGTTGTACTTGTTCTAACTCATATTTGCATATTTATAGCTTTTGTCTTCGTCAACTTTGGTACAAGCTCTTCACTTTCAATATGACGAAACGGACCCCAATTCAGCCTACAGCTGGTTGGAGAGATGGACAATAGGCTGCATCTGGAGACCTGTCTCCAAACCAAAAATAGTCGCTGATGGGAAACCACAAGTAAGGAAGGCCAGTTATGCCATGGAAACTAAATCAGCAAAGTTAAAGCGTAATGTTCGGAAGTTTTCTGCTGCTACAGTTGAGACTCAAACAAATACTGTTGAACCTGAAAAATCAAAAAGAAATCCAAGGAAATTTTCTGGATCGCCTGCTGATTCAGTACCAGATAGCCAGTTATCTGAACTTGAGAAGGTTAAACGGAACCTTAAAAAAGCAACTAACTCCATGGTTGAGGCCTCTAAGATATCTAATTCAAAGGCTGATGCCTCGAAGGTACCAAATTCCATAACTGACGAGCCAAAGATATCTGATTCCATGGCTGACTCCTCAAAGATATCCACTGTGGTGAACGGTATATCTGGCCATCACGACAATCAATGCGAGAAAGCACTACATAGTGCATGTGAGGCTTCGTTTCCTCCTGAAACTCACGATCCTCACAGTGGCAATCTTTTGGAAAATTCAAATATGGAGACACCATTCTTAACTGAGGAAAAATCTGATGAACCTAGTATCCTCGCTCAAGAAGATGAAGTCATGGACTTGCAGAACCTTAATAATGGAGATGATACCATACAGAAGAAAGAAGAAACTAGGTACAAGGAAGAACCTCTGTCTAATGGACAAGTTAGAACTAAGAGGAGGTCTTCATTCTCTAATTCTGAATATCCGGAGAGTGGAACCAAGAACACTCCAGTTCCACCAAGGAAGCCAAGCTATATGGCTCCAACAGAATCCTTAAAGGCAAAATTGCGAGGACCGCCCAGATTAGATTTTGATCTACCAGTTGACAAGAATGGCTTCACCCGCCGCCAGTCTCTTCCTTCTGCTCCAAACAGTAAGTTTTGTTCACCTTGAATTTTCATGAAAAAGCGAACACTAGGCTGAGCTTGCAATTGTTGCATCACAAAGATCAGTTCAaaatggtgttagcaatgctctgACAACTGACAGATATTTTTCCCAGATAAGGTAGCCAAAAACTATCTCGCCCTCTGCATCCGAAAGTGCACATAAGCCAAATTATTGCATTATCATTACAATATTTGTACAATCTGTCAACAAAGATAACGACAAGCTACATAATCAAGAGCGAAATCAAACATTACATAGCCAATTATAAAACGGTACCTCAACTAGTACATATATCCCTTTGTAGCCAACGCCACCAACCTCCTGACACGAATGATGTACTGTAAAGTAACAGAGTATGTGTCATCATAGAGAGATGCCAATGGACATGCAATGCATTTAGCTATCTGCAGATATATGGTTGCTGATGTTGGAATGTAGCTGCGTGTATCTGATTAGGATTAGATTTTAGAGCTTACAGGCTAGAATTACATGTTTGCAAGAAATGTCAAGCTCCATAAATTGTAGAATTCTGGAACCTAAGcattgggttttgtttttcatttctGATATTTTGCTTGTTTCGTTCTGCTATCTGCAGATAGAGGAGTCAAAACAGAATGGAGACGGTGAAGAGGCTTTCAAACTTCCGTCTGAAGCTTTTCTCCATCTGAAGAGTGCAATGTTGTGGATGAAGTCTGCTGCTGTCTAACTCTCTCTGTCCTTGTCGTTCTGTCTACGTTGTAAAGATCTGTTTTTATGATTTTATCCCTGTGTTGAACTAGCTTGTTGTGATCTGTCCGGTGCTATTTCTGTCTATTTTCATATGGTTCCCTTGTACCATGTACCATGCAAAATGTATAGCTACAGTTATTTGGCTCATTTGTGTTGTGATAACGACACAGCAGAACTACTTGCATTATTCTGATGTGTGATGTCATGAATACTACAAGTCTGCATATAGCTGTTCTCATCTCTTTTTTCACCGCACATTATTTCAAATGTTGCTAACCCCCTTGGTGGGGTGTTTATAAAAATAAACCAACCTTTTTTTGAGCATAACTGGTTGGTTCGCATAGGATAGGTGCTTAGTTAGACATCTGACTAGTACTGTATGAATTAGGAAAAATTTGCTGGAAGACATCGTTATTttttgatctttgctaaaacacaCCGCTTAAATGCTTAAATACATATTTGCCGAGTGCCATTATAATTTCGTGACATATTTGCCGAAACACACTTATCGCCTAAAACAGAAAGCGAACCTAGCAGCATCATCCCTCGTCCCTGGCAAGCATGCCTTCCTCGTATgccctttagagcatctctagcagagccgtaAACGGATCAAAACCGAAAAATAATCGCCATTAAGGGTTCGGGCTGAAAAATGATGCCTATCAGTTATCGTAAAAGGGCCAAAATCGAAAAACTTTTTTCGGGCCGAGACCGAAAACCCAATTCGCCCTTAGGGGTCGCTCGAGCGAACCGAACGCTCGATCCTTATCTAGGGCGCGGAAATTTCAGCTGACGCAATTGCTCGCTCtctccctccccgcgccgccaccacactccgccgccgccacaccgcTCGATTCGCCCGAGGCCCACATCCCGGAGCTAGCGCAGGTCGCCCCGCACCCCGCCCGCTGTTCCTCGCCCAAATCCGGGTGCCGCTCCCGCAGCCGCAGCCACCGCTTCGTCCGAATCGAGGATAAGCTCGGGCGACGAGTTCGTCGATGTCGATCTGTCGGATTCGTCGAGCTCGGACGATTCCGACCTCGACGAGTTGCTCCAGGACGACGAGATGGAGGCGACAATACTCCTCCTCTCcatcaaggagctggaggaccgcgCGAAGCTGCTGAATCGGAGGCGCGGGTCCGTGATTGGCCGGAATCGCctcctcggccacgagcagctgatggaggactacttcgccgaggtacctacctatcctccccatctattccgtaggaggtatcgcatgcgGCGTAGCTTGTTCGTCTGAATCGTCAAGGCCTGGGAAGCCAAttcgaattacttcaagcaacATAGGAATGCCGCCGGGTGATGGGTTTCAGCGCGTTCCAAAAAATCGCTGCTGCCATGAGGGTCATTGCGTATGGCATCCCTGCGGATTACACCGACGAGTATCTTTGAATTGGCGAAGATACTACATCGGAATCGGTGCGCAGGTTTGCTCGCCTGGTTATCAAGTTGTTTGGGCCAACCTATCTTCGAGCTCCCAATGAGGATGACACAAAACGattgatggagataaatgagaaaagaggttggTCGGGCATGCTCGGTAGTCTTGATTGTACGACGCGAGGGACTTTCTTTGACAGAATATATAATTTCCATTGGACATGGAAGAATTATCcaaaggcatggcatggacagTACCGTGGGAAGAGCAAAGATGCAACCATTGTACTTGAGGCTGTTGCATCATAAGATTTGTGGATTTGGTATTGTTTTTTTGGTTTGCCGGGGAtactcaatgacatcaacgtgctgcAAAGGTCCCCTTTATTTGCCAAATTAGCAAATGGGGAAGCACCCACTTGCACTACAAGATCATGAACAATGAACACACATGGGATATTACCTAGCCGATGACATCTATCTGGATTGGGCAACTTTTGTTAAGTCTGTCAAGGATCCCAAGATAGAATAGAAGCTGAATTTATCAAAACTCAAGAAGCAGCTCGCAAGAACATTGAGAGGGCTTTTGGTGTTTTGCAGGCAAGGTTTGCCATTTTTCGTGGCCCAGCCCGATTTTGGGACAAAAAAACCCCTGTCAACATCATGATATGTTGTGTGActgttcacaacatgatcatcgaggatgaatgagagttgagcttgccctgcttctatgacaatgttggcacccgggtGGAACCCAACGCAATCCGGATCGTATTGAAGTTTTCCTTGAAACTCATAGGCATATTGAGAATGCCAGTATCCATACCCATCTCGTTTATGATCTGAAGATGCACCATTGGAAGCTACATGGCCGTTGCCTTTGATCCTACCATTTCATTCATTTGTTTGTcacatgtatcattgttgagataTTTTTCATTTGTCCAATTTTCCGAAAATTGTTGTAATTTGGTCGAGACATTTTTCAtttgttcaattttcccaaaactgttgtatgattatttgattaattatgatCGATTGTTGTATGTGTTGCATACGAATTCTATAAAAAATCCTACCTTTACGGGTTCGGAAGccgctggcgcagaacagaaTCCGTAAACTAAAACTGAAAAAAAGAATAGACCAGTAAACACgcgttcggtgaactgaacttcaAGTTTTCAGTTCGCGTTTTTACGGAGTCTCTTACCTCGTTGTCCCTGACAAGCTTGCCTCCCTGGCAGCTCTCCCTCAGTTGCGAGGTCTGCCTCCCTCATCTCTCTCTTCCTGGCCCGCATCGACCGGCAAGCGCGCGCACACACAGCGAGTGGTGATGGTTGCCTGAGCATGCCAAGTCCCCTGCAACGGTGCTTAGGCGGTTAGGCCGGAGCCACCGGCGCCTCACCCTGAACCACAACGCCATGGAGCCCAACATGGCATGGATCACCAACGAGCAAGAACTTCTCCCCGAATAGGAAGTTCCCAAGCAGATGTGAGCTGCTTCAAAAATTGAACTTGAGGCTCCGCTAGTTTGAGTTAGAGGGGAAAAAAAGGCTTCAAATCCGATCATTTCATGACAAGCAAAATCACAATCTTTCCGTTCCAGGCACCGCGATGTGTTTTGGCAAATATACCATAAAATTGTAATGGTACTCAACAAAAACGTATATTTAagtggtgtgttttggcaaatgcCTCCAGCAAATTTTCTCTATGAATTACCATCGGTGTTTAGAAACTGATTAATTTTTCTAAGCACATCTCTAAACATTGCCATTGTACGTTAGCCTTTGGTCACTTAAAATTGCACATTTCCTAGCTTCAGTTGCATCACTAAAGTGTGCAATTTGAACACAACGTTCCTACAATTTCGAGTCTGAGACGTTTTATATGGATCAAGGTGGATGAGTGGATGACCATGATTTGATGGTAATTCAAAAGATCTAGAGAACATGACTGATTTATTTTAAGACGGATGActgatttattttcagatatACGCTTTCCCTTTTGTGTCTGGCGTGGCAAATGTGTTCTCAATTTTTAGTTGCTACTGTGCACATATCTACCTGATCTCTGAGGTGTGATTTACTTGGCCATAGCAACTAGTAGCAGTCTAgtataaaaaaaaaaactagtagcAGTCTAGCGGAGCCGTCCCCAGCGAGCAAgcacggccggcggcgccctcgccGATGCTTTCCCAAACCCAAAGCATTGCCGCCGTCCCGCATCGCGCACGACGGACGGAGGTCGCCGCGACAATGTCTGCACTGCCATATACTGTAATAACTGAACAAGTGAGCCGAGGCGCACCTTTCCGCAGCGCGACAtgccttgccgccgccgccgcaccctaTCGAGGCAACAAACACCCACGCTAaacgctcccgccgccgccgcggccccaACTCTCCCGCCGAGCGCCGCCCACTGCCAGCAATGGAGGCCTGCCTCCTCAAGACCCGACCGCTCCACGCCCTCCTCTCCGACGCCAGCACCTCCCGCGCCGCACGCCACCTGTTCGACGCGGTGCCGCGCCCGACCCCGGCGCTCTGCGGCATGCTCCTCTCGGCGCTCTCCAGGCTCTCCTCGCACCAGGAGCTCCTCCAGGCCCTCTCTTCGATGCACCGTAAGGGCGCCAACGTCCCAGCCGGCTGCGTCCCGCTCGTCGTCAAGTCGTGCGCGCTCTCGGCTGCGTCCTGCCAGGGCAGGCAGGTGCACTGCCACGCGCTTGTCCGCGGCCTTCTTGGCGATGTCTTTGTGCACACGGCCCTGGTGGATTTCTACGCCAAGATCGGGGACATGGGGTCTGCCGTGAGGGTCTTCGAGGAGATGCCGGTGAAGGATCCGATACCGATGAACTGTTTGATCACCGGATACTCAAAGGCCGGCGATGTGGCTAAGGCCAGGGAGCTGTTTGATGGCATGTCCAGGAGGACGTCCGCTTCGTGGAATTCAATAATCGCGTGCTACTCTCACCGCGGAGAGTTCCAGGAAGCGTTGACGCTGTTTGATCGGATGCTGGGCGAGGGCGCGAGGCCAAATGCTATCACCATCACGACGGTGTTCTCGATCTGTGCCAAGTCCGGTGATCTTGATACTGGAAAGCGGGTACGGGCTCTGGTCGGGGAGGAGGACTTGCAGAACGTGATAGTGCACACTGCTTTGATGGAGATGTATGTGAAGTGTCGGGCTATTGACGA contains:
- the LOC124661140 gene encoding protein IQ-DOMAIN 31-like, yielding MGKSPAKWIKSVLLGKKSGKSNSAKAKDLLPKTANGNGHTAGKEPELSGNSPVISEPVLVTNGISNLANGSAVGNMVRNGSDTPISPEKLREELAATKAQAAFRGYLARRAFRALKGIIRLQALIRGHLVRRQAVSTLRATWLIVKFQALIRGRNTRLSNAAMQLSVKFGQHNFGGDKSSDAWKEKLASNAYVRKLLSSSTLVQALHFQYDETDPNSAYSWLERWTIGCIWRPVSKPKIVADGKPQVRKASYAMETKSAKLKRNVRKFSAATVETQTNTVEPEKSKRNPRKFSGSPADSVPDSQLSELEKVKRNLKKATNSMVEASKISNSKADASKVPNSITDEPKISDSMADSSKISTVVNGISGHHDNQCEKALHSACEASFPPETHDPHSGNLLENSNMETPFLTEEKSDEPSILAQEDEVMDLQNLNNGDDTIQKKEETRYKEEPLSNGQVRTKRRSSFSNSEYPESGTKNTPVPPRKPSYMAPTESLKAKLRGPPRLDFDLPVDKNGFTRRQSLPSAPNNRGVKTEWRR